From a region of the Polyangia bacterium genome:
- a CDS encoding ATP-binding protein — MPSDDIATQLRSLGFRSSLVVLRTFIEHATHARLGALEICEKLVETERREREARNLAARTRIATLGKFTTIDRFDWNHPKTIDRNLYDNLYSTLDFIERGDNVLFRGPSGVGKTTLAQNLGLAAILRGYTVRFCSLAAVLADLLRRESLPAVERCLKHRYLAPKLLIVDELGYLPCDGRSADLLYNIVFRRHENRSVVITTNLPYKQWGTVFPGAACVVALVDRFSQHCHILDIDADSWRQKTQTPPPKKAKLRRPAWPDFDGKLGRLQSSSRRALEGSARPHFWLSVPRVAPKECLTSPPPGLTPGAGVLLLAPGSTPQRS; from the coding sequence ATGCCAAGCGATGACATTGCCACCCAGCTTCGCTCCTTGGGCTTCCGCTCATCCCTCGTCGTGCTGCGGACTTTCATCGAGCACGCCACCCACGCCCGGCTGGGCGCCCTGGAGATCTGCGAAAAACTGGTCGAGACCGAGCGACGTGAACGAGAGGCCAGAAATCTCGCCGCCCGAACTCGTATCGCCACGCTCGGCAAATTCACCACCATCGACCGTTTCGATTGGAATCACCCGAAGACCATTGACCGCAACCTTTACGACAATCTGTACAGCACTCTCGATTTCATCGAGCGCGGCGACAATGTACTTTTCCGCGGCCCGAGCGGCGTCGGGAAAACAACTCTCGCCCAGAACCTCGGCCTCGCCGCCATCCTGCGGGGCTACACCGTGCGCTTCTGCTCCCTGGCCGCCGTCCTCGCCGACCTGCTCCGCCGCGAATCACTACCCGCCGTCGAGCGCTGCCTCAAGCACCGCTACCTGGCTCCCAAACTTTTGATCGTCGATGAGCTTGGATATTTGCCCTGCGATGGTCGCTCCGCCGACCTGCTCTACAACATCGTTTTCCGTCGACACGAGAACAGGTCCGTCGTCATCACCACAAATCTGCCCTACAAGCAGTGGGGCACCGTGTTCCCAGGAGCCGCCTGCGTCGTCGCCCTCGTCGATCGCTTTTCTCAGCACTGCCACATCCTCGACATCGACGCCGATTCCTGGCGCCAGAAAACCCAAACCCCTCCACCAAAGAAGGCCAAATTACGACGTCCAGCTTGGCCAGATTTCGACGGGAAGCTTGGCCGTCTACAATCCAGCTCGCGACGCGCTCTCGAAGGGAGCGCAAGGCCTCACTTTTGGCTTTCTGTTCCGCGCGTTGCGCCGAAGGAGTGCTTGACTTCGCCGCCACCAGGGCTGACTCCAGGCGCTGGAGTTCTGCTTCTTGCCCCGGGTTCCACACCGCAAAGGTCGTGA